The following coding sequences are from one bacterium SCSIO 12741 window:
- the tsaB gene encoding tRNA (adenosine(37)-N6)-threonylcarbamoyltransferase complex dimerization subunit type 1 TsaB, with protein sequence MTPYILGIETSTTNCSVGLFRGNEVIHIKEVNSGYSHSENLAPFVEDLLKETEVKSSDLNALAVGMGPGSYTGLRIGVSLVKGLAFGLNIPIIGLSSLQIMAAEVQSRIIKVEDKDAFLSLLDARRMEVYASAYNAELSEVLPPAAIVLESDSFSTLVNDYSRVFVFGPGAEKFVHQSDHSDSFVYVEEIFPSVKGMNELAFSAFSNQRFLDTAYFEPFYLKDFIAGKPSRNLLSPDN encoded by the coding sequence ATGACACCCTACATATTAGGAATTGAAACGTCAACCACCAATTGCTCGGTTGGATTGTTTCGGGGAAATGAAGTCATTCATATAAAAGAAGTCAATTCAGGCTACTCCCATTCCGAGAATTTAGCTCCTTTCGTTGAAGATCTATTGAAAGAGACTGAAGTCAAATCATCAGACTTAAATGCCTTGGCGGTGGGTATGGGGCCCGGCTCCTATACCGGATTGAGAATTGGAGTGTCCTTAGTCAAAGGACTCGCCTTCGGTTTGAACATTCCTATTATAGGATTGAGCAGTTTGCAAATTATGGCGGCTGAAGTTCAATCCAGGATTATAAAGGTAGAGGATAAGGATGCTTTTCTTTCCTTATTAGATGCTCGACGCATGGAAGTTTATGCTTCCGCTTATAATGCGGAGCTGAGTGAAGTGCTTCCACCGGCGGCCATTGTTTTAGAATCCGATTCTTTTTCCACCCTCGTCAATGACTATTCGAGAGTCTTTGTGTTTGGTCCGGGTGCAGAAAAGTTTGTTCATCAATCCGACCATTCTGATTCCTTTGTCTATGTAGAGGAAATTTTTCCTTCTGTAAAAGGAATGAATGAATTGGCGTTTTCGGCTTTTTCAAACCAGCGTTTTTTAGATACAGCCTACTTTGAGCCCTTCTATTTAAAGGATTTTATTGCCGGTAAACCATCGCGCAATTTGTTAAGTCCTGATAATTAG
- a CDS encoding efflux RND transporter periplasmic adaptor subunit: MSKNTWLIIGAVVLILVLLIIGKKQFGGGSTEVYVEKIERMTIVETVTANGKIQPEKEVKISSEVSGEIVDLLVKEGAVVDSGQLLVRINPDILESSVERMEATLNSTKANLSNAKARQLQSEARLRQSQLDFDRNEKLWKQGAVSQAELDQVRSAFEVAQAEVDAAKESVKGAEYSVRSTEAELSQARENLLRTTLYAPISGTVTRLEVEAGERVVGTAQMTGTEMLRIANLDNMEVKVEVNESDIVRVGMGDSVEVEVDAYLERKFLGLVTEIANSANDKLASTEQVTTFDVRIRLVRESYQDLMEGKGEYFSPFRPGMSATVEIKTQKVENVVAVPIQSVTLRPDSLKPGELLSTVDRDEMNECIFVSRNGKVERIFVKTGVQDENYIQLLDADSLEGEVVKGPYSAVSRKLLNDKAVEVKPESHFSGEKQ; the protein is encoded by the coding sequence ATGAGTAAGAATACCTGGTTGATTATCGGAGCCGTTGTGCTCATCTTGGTACTCCTAATTATAGGGAAGAAGCAGTTCGGTGGAGGAAGTACGGAAGTCTATGTGGAAAAAATAGAACGAATGACCATCGTAGAGACGGTTACAGCCAATGGAAAGATTCAACCCGAGAAAGAAGTAAAGATAAGTTCCGAAGTTTCTGGAGAGATAGTAGACCTATTAGTAAAAGAAGGGGCCGTTGTAGACTCTGGACAACTTTTGGTTCGTATCAATCCTGATATTTTGGAGTCCTCTGTAGAACGGATGGAGGCGACACTCAATTCTACTAAGGCCAATCTGTCCAACGCCAAGGCTAGGCAATTGCAATCCGAAGCCCGATTGAGGCAATCTCAGTTGGATTTTGACCGAAACGAAAAGTTATGGAAGCAGGGAGCGGTGTCTCAGGCTGAATTGGATCAGGTGAGATCGGCTTTTGAAGTAGCCCAGGCTGAAGTAGATGCAGCAAAGGAATCGGTAAAGGGTGCAGAGTATTCCGTTAGAAGCACCGAGGCAGAACTTAGTCAAGCTCGGGAAAATCTTTTAAGAACCACATTATATGCACCGATCTCCGGAACGGTAACCCGGTTGGAAGTGGAAGCCGGTGAACGAGTAGTGGGTACAGCACAAATGACCGGTACCGAAATGCTGCGTATTGCCAATCTCGATAATATGGAGGTTAAGGTAGAAGTAAACGAAAGCGATATTGTACGCGTGGGCATGGGCGATTCCGTAGAAGTGGAAGTAGATGCCTACCTCGAGAGAAAGTTTTTGGGACTCGTAACTGAAATTGCCAATTCTGCTAACGACAAGTTGGCGTCCACCGAACAAGTCACCACCTTCGATGTTCGCATCCGATTGGTGAGAGAGAGCTACCAAGATTTAATGGAAGGAAAAGGGGAGTATTTTTCTCCTTTTAGGCCAGGTATGTCTGCAACCGTTGAAATCAAAACTCAAAAGGTAGAAAATGTGGTAGCCGTGCCTATTCAGTCTGTAACCCTCAGGCCGGATAGTTTGAAACCGGGAGAATTACTTTCTACCGTTGACCGTGATGAAATGAATGAGTGTATTTTTGTTTCCCGAAACGGAAAGGTTGAACGCATATTTGTAAAAACGGGTGTTCAGGATGAAAATTACATCCAGTTGCTCGATGCTGACAGCCTTGAAGGGGAAGTGGTAAAAGGACCTTATTCAGCAGTTTCCAGAAAGCTGTTGAATGATAAAGCCGTTGAGGTGAAGCCCGAAAGCCACTTTTCCGGAGAAAAACAATAG